The following proteins are co-located in the Vigna angularis cultivar LongXiaoDou No.4 chromosome 2, ASM1680809v1, whole genome shotgun sequence genome:
- the LOC108347930 gene encoding cytochrome P450 94A1 → MMEILHNMQLIAPVFLFLSLILPLIFFFYSSLFNKKETAPTKQSVTIPKSYPLIGSYLALKHTGNRRIQWLSDIVQISPANTFTFQRPLGHIQVFTGNPANVEHILKTRFSNYRKGYSFISTLSDFLGTGIFNADGNTWKFQRQVASHEFNTKSLRKFVEQVVDAELSDHLIPIMASAAQQDQTLDFQDILQRFAFDNICKIAFGFDANYLTPSVERSKFAVSYEEATEIISKRLRELLPLVWKVKRALNIGSEKRLRMAAREVHEFAKNIVREKTRELKEKESLESADMLSRFLSSGHSDEDFVTDIVISFILAGKDTTSAALTWFFWLLSKNPRVEKEIVNEILDKSEAPVYDEVKHMVYTHAALCESMRLYPPVPMDSKEAVEDDVLPDGTVVKKGTLVTYHVYAMGRLESIWGKDWAEFKPERWLEKLESGKWKFVPKDSFTYPVFQAGPRICLGKDMAFMQMQSVVAGILRRFAVVPTVAEGVEPNFISFLSSQMEGGFPVKIVERETQINT, encoded by the coding sequence ATGATGGAGATTCTTCACAATATGCAGCTGATAGCTCCTGTCTTCCTCTTCCTATCTCTCATCCTTcccctcatcttcttcttctactccTCACTTTTCAACAAAAAAGAGACTGCTCCAACCAAACAATCCGTTACTATCCCAAAATCATACCCACTCATTGGCTCCTACTTAGCCCTTAAACACACCGGAAACCGCCGTATCCAGTGGCTATCTGATATAGTCCAAATCTCACCCGCCAACACCTTCACCTTCCAACGCCCACTGGGCCACATCCAGGTCTTCACTGGCAACCCTGCCAACGTCGAGCACATTCTCAAGACCCGCTTCTCCAACTATCGAAAGGGCTATTCCTTCATTAGCACCCTTTCCGACTTCCTAGGCACAGGGATATTCAACGCCGATGGCAACACATGGAAGTTTCAAAGACAAGTCGCAAGCCACGAATTCAATACAAAGTCTCTCCGCAAGTTCGTGGAGCAAGTGGTGGATGCCGAACTCTCCGACCACCTCATCCCCATCATGGCTTCAGCGGCACAACAAGACCAGACCCTCGATTTCCAAGACATCCTCCAACGCTTCGCCTTCGATAACATCTGCAAAATCGCCTTTGGATTCGACGCCAACTACCTGACGCCGTCGGTTGAACGGAGCAAGTTCGCGGTGTCGTACGAAGAAGCGACAGAGATAATCAGCAAACGGTTACGCGAACTGCTTCCCTTAGTGTGGAAAGTGAAGAGGGCACTTAACATAGGTTCGGAAAAGCGGTTGCGAATGGCAGCGAGGGAAGTGCATGAGTTCGCCAAGAACATAGTGAGAGAGAAGACGAGAGAGCTGAAGGAGAAGGAATCCCTTGAATCGGCAGACATGCTTTCGCGTTTCTTGAGTTCGGGGCACTCTGATGAAGACTTTGTGACGGACATAGTCATAAGCTTCATATTGGCGGGGAAGGATACCACGTCAGCAGCGCTGACTTGGTTTTTCTGGCTGCTGTCGAAGAACCCTCGAGTGGAGAAGGAGATTGTGAATGAGATATTGGACAAATCGGAGGCTCCGGTATACGATGAAGTGAAGCATATGGTTTACACGCATGCAGCGTTGTGCGAGAGCATGCGGCTGTACCCGCCGGTGCCCATGGACTCGAAGGAAGCGGTGGAGGACGACGTTTTACCGGATGGGACGGTGGTGAAGAAGGGGACGCTGGTGACTTATCACGTGTACGCCATGGGCAGGTTGGAGAGTATTTGGGGTAAGGATTGGGCAGAGTTTAAGCCAGAGAGGTGGTTAGAGAAGCTTGAATCCGGAAAGTGGAAGTTTGTGCCAAAAGATTCTTTCACTTATCCTGTGTTTCAAGCTGGTCCCAGAATATGTTTGGGGAAAGATATGGCTTTTATGCAGATGCAAAGTGTGGTGGCTGGGATTCTTCGGCGGTTCGCGGTTGTTCCCACGGTGGCTGAAGGGGTGGAACCCAACTTCATTTCCTTCCTTTCCTCCCAGATGGAAGGTGGTTTTCCTGTCAAGATCGTTGAGCGGGAAACCCAAATTAATACCTAA
- the LOC108347931 gene encoding cytochrome P450 94A1, with the protein MIEILQNMQLIAPLFLILSLILPLIFFYSSLFNNKEPAPTKQTVTIPKSYPLIGSYFALKRIGNHRIQWLSDIVQISPANTFTFHGSLGRLQVFTGNPANVEHILKTRFSNYQKGYSVISTLSDFLGSGIFNADGNTWKFQRQVASHEFSTKSLRKFVEQVVDAELSHHLIPIMASAAQQDKTLDFQDILQRFTFDNICKIAFGFEANYLTPSVERSKFAVAYEEASEIIIKRLRQLFPLVWKVKRALNIGSEKRLRMAAREVHEFAKNIVREKTRELKEKESLESADMLSRFLSSGHSDEDFVTDIVISFILAGKDTTSAALTWFFWLLSKNPRVEKEIVNEILDKSEAPVYDEVKHMVYTHAALCESMRLYPPVPMDSKEAVEDDVLPDGTAVKKGSLVTYHVYAMGRLESIWGEDWAEFKPERWLEKLESGKWKFVPKDSFTYPVFQAGPRMCLGKDMAFMQMQSVVAGILRRFAVVPTVAEGVEPNFICLLSTQMEGGFPVKIIERESSN; encoded by the coding sequence ATGATTGAGATTCTTCAGAATATGCAGCTGATAGCTCCTCTCTTCCTCATCCTCTCCCTCATCCTTCCCCTTATCTTCTTCTACTCCTCACTTTTCAACAACAAAGAGCCCGCTCCAACCAAACAAACCGTTACTATCCCAAAATCATACCCACTCATTGGCTCCTACTTTGCTCTCAAACGGATCGGAAACCACCGTATCCAGTGGCTATCTGATATAGTCCAAATCTCACCCGCCAACACATTCACCTTCCACGGCTCACTGGGCCGCCTCCAAGTCTTCACTGGAAACCCCGCCAACGTGGAGCACATTCTCAAGACCCGCTTCTCCAACTATCAAAAGGGCTATTCCGTCATTAGCACCCTCTCCGACTTCCTTGGCTCGGGGATATTCAACGCCGATGGCAACACATGGAAGTTTCAAAGACAAGTCGCCAGCCACGAATTCAGCACAAAGTCTCTCCGCAAGTTCGTGGAGCAAGTGGTGGATGCCGAACTCTCCCACCACCTCATCCCCATCATGGCTTCAGCGGCACAACAAGACAAGACCCTCGATTTCCAAGACATCCTTCAACGCTTCACCTTCGATAACATCTGCAAAATCGCCTTTGGGTTCGAAGCCAACTACCTGACACCGTCTGTTGAACGGAGCAAGTTCGCGGTGGCGTACGAAGAAGCGTCAGAGATAATCATCAAACGGTTACGCCAACTGTTTCCGTTAGTGTGGAAAGTGAAGAGGGCGCTTAACATAGGTTCGGAAAAGCGGTTGCGAATGGCAGCGAGGGAAGTGCATGAGTTCGCCAAGAACATAGTGAGAGAGAAGACGAGAGAGCTGAAGGAGAAGGAATCCCTTGAATCGGCAGACATGCTTTCCCGTTTCTTGAGTTCGGGGCACTCTGATGAAGACTTTGTGACGGACATAGTCATAAGCTTCATATTGGCGGGGAAGGATACCACGTCAGCAGCGCTGACCTGGTTTTTCTGGCTGCTATCGAAGAACCCTCGAGTGGAGAAGGAGATTGTGAATGAGATATTGGACAAATCTGAGGCTCCGGTGTACGATGAGGTGAAGCATATGGTTTACACGCATGCAGCGTTGTGCGAGAGCATGCGCCTGTACCCGCCGGTGCCCATGGACTCGAAGGAAGCAGTGGAGGACGACGTTTTACCGGATGGGACGGCGGTGAAGAAGGGGTCGCTGGTGACTTATCACGTGTACGCCATGGGGAGGTTGGAGAGTATTTGGGGTGAGGATTGGGCAGAGTTTAAGCCAGAGAGGTGGTTAGAGAAGCTTGAATCCGGAAAGTGGAAGTTTGTGCCAAAAGATTCTTTCACATATCCTGTGTTTCAAGCTGGTCCCAGAATGTGTTTGGGGAAGGATATGGCTTTTATGCAGATGCAAAGTGTGGTGGCTGGGATTCTTCGGCGGTTCGCGGTTGTTCCCACGGTGGCCGAAGGGGTGGAGCCCAACTTCATTTGCCTCCTTTCCACCCAGATGGAAGGTGGTTTTCCTGTCAAGATCATTGAGCGGGAATCCTCAAATTAA